In one Bradyrhizobium sp. 4 genomic region, the following are encoded:
- the rpe gene encoding ribulose-phosphate 3-epimerase: MTREILIAPSILAADFARLGEEIAAIDAAGADWVHCDVMDGHFVPNISYGADVIKAIRPLTKKKFDVHLMIAPTDPYLEAFAKAGADLITVHAEAGPHLDRSLQAIRALGKKAGVSLCPATPESAIEYVLDRLDLVLVMTVNPGFGGQSFLESQLEKIARIRSMIGDRPIRLEVDGGITRDNAAAVAAAGADTLVAGSAVFRGKSSADYAGNIAAIRAAAEAGRVPKLQHSSAQTIRAGEPALIR; the protein is encoded by the coding sequence CTGGCTGCGGATTTTGCCCGCCTCGGGGAGGAGATCGCAGCGATCGACGCGGCGGGCGCCGACTGGGTTCATTGCGATGTCATGGACGGGCATTTCGTCCCGAACATCAGTTATGGCGCGGACGTCATCAAGGCGATCCGGCCGCTGACGAAGAAAAAATTCGACGTGCATCTCATGATCGCGCCGACCGATCCCTATCTCGAGGCGTTCGCGAAGGCCGGCGCGGATCTCATTACGGTGCATGCCGAAGCGGGTCCGCACCTCGATCGCTCGCTTCAGGCCATCCGCGCGCTCGGCAAGAAAGCCGGCGTCAGCCTGTGTCCCGCCACTCCCGAAAGCGCGATCGAGTATGTGCTCGATCGTCTCGATCTCGTCCTGGTGATGACGGTCAATCCGGGTTTTGGCGGCCAGTCCTTCCTCGAGTCCCAGCTCGAGAAGATCGCGCGCATCCGAAGCATGATCGGCGACCGGCCGATCCGGCTCGAGGTTGACGGCGGCATCACGCGCGACAATGCTGCTGCCGTGGCCGCTGCGGGCGCCGATACGCTTGTAGCGGGCTCCGCCGTATTTCGCGGCAAGAGCAGCGCGGACTATGCCGGCAACATCGCGGCTATCCGCGCCGCTGCGGAAGCCGGCAGGGTTCCGAAGCTGCAACATAGTTCGGCGCAGACGATCCGAGCCGGTGAGCCCGCGCTCATCCGGTAG
- a CDS encoding DUF3072 domain-containing protein: MQVQGKYDAKTLLTAKTFLTEQMTRAQGLRLKRLSEEAYQPAQYARDLSSSEAARRIQVLEAEIELADSF; this comes from the coding sequence ATGCAGGTTCAGGGTAAATACGACGCCAAGACTCTTCTCACCGCCAAGACTTTCCTCACCGAGCAGATGACGCGGGCGCAGGGCCTCCGGCTGAAACGGCTGAGCGAAGAGGCGTATCAGCCCGCGCAATATGCGCGGGATCTGTCCTCCAGCGAGGCAGCACGGCGCATTCAGGTGCTGGAAGCCGAGATCGAGCTGGCGGATTCGTTCTAG
- a CDS encoding DUF6496 domain-containing protein, with product MARKAKKRRYSRSSGSDVEGEMKRYKKGTAKSGPGGRGGRVKSRKQAIAIGLSKARKKGKKVPKKAAKRKTSKKTSKKTSRKTSKKTSRKTSKKTSKRKSSKRSR from the coding sequence ATGGCACGCAAGGCAAAGAAGCGCCGCTACTCGCGCAGCTCCGGCAGCGACGTCGAAGGCGAGATGAAGCGCTACAAGAAAGGTACCGCGAAAAGCGGACCGGGCGGTCGAGGCGGACGCGTGAAGAGCCGCAAGCAGGCAATCGCGATCGGCCTGTCGAAAGCGCGCAAGAAGGGCAAGAAGGTCCCGAAGAAAGCCGCGAAGCGAAAGACGTCCAAGAAGACGTCAAAGAAGACATCTCGGAAAACATCCAAGAAGACTTCGAGAAAGACTTCGAAGAAGACGTCGAAGCGCAAATCCTCCAAACGGTCGCGCTGA
- a CDS encoding Do family serine endopeptidase encodes MSDHVNSDTTTSRKVLRPRRLALLGTVAALGVAVLATAPGSSPFSANSFVAPAQAAEPTATPPGFGDLVSKVKPAVISVRVRIDQDNDKSAMLQQNRMDSDEATPFDQFSRQFGFRGPGGMEGMPRQHRQMITGEGSGFFISADGYAVTNNHVVDHAESVQVTMDDGTIYSAKVVGTDPKTDLALIKVEGKKDFPFVKFSDQKPRIGDWVVAVGNPFGLGGTVTAGIVSASGRDIGNGPYDDFIQIDAPINKGNSGGPAFDMNGNVIGVNTAIFSPSGGSVGIGFDIPASTAKLVVAQLKDKGAVTRGWLGVQVQPVTSDIADSLGLKEARGAIVDNPQDGSPAAKAGIEAGDVITAVNGTAIKDSRDLARTIATLAPGTSVKLDVVHKGDSKTVTLALGELPNERQARADEGKSQPDAGMPPRLGLSLAPAGDVQGAGQKGVVVTEVDPQGPAAQRGIQTGDVILNVGGKAVANIGDVRSELAQAKSSGKRSVLLQVRSAQATRFVALPLA; translated from the coding sequence ATGAGCGATCACGTCAATTCCGACACCACAACGTCTCGCAAGGTCCTGAGGCCGCGCCGGCTCGCGCTGCTCGGCACCGTGGCCGCGCTTGGCGTGGCCGTGCTGGCGACTGCACCCGGCTCTTCGCCGTTCAGCGCGAACTCCTTCGTCGCGCCCGCCCAGGCCGCGGAGCCCACCGCGACACCGCCGGGCTTCGGCGACCTCGTCAGCAAGGTCAAACCCGCCGTCATCTCGGTGCGGGTCAGGATCGACCAGGACAACGACAAGAGCGCGATGCTGCAACAGAACCGGATGGATTCGGACGAGGCGACGCCGTTCGACCAGTTCTCGCGGCAATTCGGCTTCCGCGGCCCGGGTGGAATGGAGGGCATGCCGCGCCAGCACCGCCAGATGATCACGGGTGAGGGCTCCGGCTTCTTCATCTCCGCCGACGGCTATGCCGTGACCAACAACCACGTCGTCGATCACGCCGAGTCGGTGCAAGTGACGATGGACGACGGCACGATCTACAGCGCGAAAGTGGTCGGCACCGATCCGAAGACCGATCTCGCGCTGATCAAGGTCGAGGGTAAGAAGGATTTTCCGTTCGTCAAATTCTCGGACCAGAAGCCGCGTATCGGCGACTGGGTCGTCGCGGTCGGCAATCCCTTCGGCCTCGGCGGCACCGTGACCGCCGGCATCGTCTCGGCCAGCGGCCGCGACATCGGCAACGGTCCCTATGACGACTTCATCCAGATCGACGCGCCGATCAACAAGGGCAATTCCGGCGGCCCGGCCTTCGACATGAACGGCAACGTGATCGGCGTGAACACCGCGATCTTCTCGCCCTCCGGTGGCTCTGTCGGCATCGGCTTCGACATTCCGGCCTCGACTGCAAAGCTCGTCGTCGCACAGTTGAAGGACAAGGGCGCGGTCACTCGCGGCTGGCTCGGCGTGCAGGTGCAGCCGGTGACATCGGATATCGCCGACAGCCTCGGCCTCAAGGAGGCGCGCGGCGCGATCGTCGACAATCCGCAGGACGGCAGCCCGGCGGCGAAAGCGGGCATCGAGGCTGGCGACGTCATCACCGCCGTCAATGGCACCGCGATCAAGGATTCCCGCGATCTCGCCCGCACCATCGCCACCCTGGCGCCGGGCACGTCTGTGAAGCTCGACGTCGTCCACAAGGGCGACAGCAAGACGGTGACACTGGCGCTCGGCGAGTTGCCGAACGAGCGGCAGGCCAGAGCCGACGAGGGCAAGTCGCAGCCGGATGCCGGCATGCCGCCGCGTCTCGGGCTCAGTCTGGCTCCGGCTGGCGACGTGCAGGGCGCCGGCCAGAAGGGCGTCGTCGTCACTGAAGTCGATCCGCAAGGGCCGGCCGCGCAACGCGGTATCCAAACCGGCGACGTCATCCTCAATGTGGGCGGCAAGGCTGTCGCCAATATCGGCGATGTCCGTTCGGAGCTGGCGCAGGCGAAATCGTCCGGCAAGCGTAGCGTGCTGCTGCAGGTCAGAAGCGCGCAGGCGACCCGTTTCGTCGCGTTGCCGCTCGCATAA
- a CDS encoding universal stress protein, whose protein sequence is MYKDILVHIPTERPVRPVIDGSISLAAGLNAHLDAVAVGYVATSAAYIMEGGAAVAAVFEMERESAVARAEAALAVFKNEAMNAGISYTCHPLGTMPGDAVGLLGEMARLHDLSIVLQPDPAQASLDNDVPREILFQAGGPVLFLPYTFHGAFKAKRIGICWDGSRLAARAMRDAAPFLARAEEIVIIAINETDMVPDEVSTRNLARHLGRRGLSTRTVNLSAARSDIQPTMLSLAADERLDLLVMGGYGHSRLQERFLGGVTRAMLEAMTVPTLMSH, encoded by the coding sequence ATGTACAAAGACATTCTCGTCCACATCCCCACCGAGCGCCCGGTGCGCCCGGTGATCGATGGCTCGATCTCGCTCGCGGCGGGCCTCAACGCCCATCTCGATGCAGTCGCGGTTGGCTATGTGGCAACCAGCGCGGCCTATATCATGGAGGGCGGCGCCGCGGTGGCGGCGGTGTTCGAGATGGAGCGCGAAAGCGCAGTGGCGCGGGCCGAGGCGGCGCTCGCGGTATTCAAGAACGAAGCGATGAACGCCGGCATTTCCTACACATGCCACCCGCTCGGGACGATGCCGGGGGATGCGGTCGGCTTGCTCGGCGAGATGGCGCGGCTGCACGATCTCAGCATCGTGCTCCAGCCGGACCCGGCGCAAGCCTCACTCGACAACGATGTGCCCCGCGAGATCCTGTTCCAGGCGGGCGGCCCGGTGCTTTTCCTGCCCTACACTTTCCATGGAGCGTTCAAGGCGAAACGGATCGGCATCTGCTGGGACGGCAGCCGCCTCGCCGCGCGCGCCATGCGCGACGCCGCACCATTCCTGGCCCGCGCCGAGGAAATCGTGATTATTGCGATCAACGAAACAGACATGGTTCCCGACGAGGTCTCGACGCGCAATCTGGCAAGGCACCTCGGCCGGCGCGGACTGTCGACCCGCACCGTCAACCTGTCGGCCGCGCGCTCTGACATTCAGCCGACCATGCTGTCGCTTGCAGCCGATGAGCGCCTCGATCTTCTGGTCATGGGCGGCTACGGCCATTCGCGATTGCAGGAACGGTTCCTCGGCGGCGTCACCCGCGCCATGTTGGAAGCCATGACCGTCCCGACGCTGATGTCGCATTAA